Proteins co-encoded in one Salvia splendens isolate huo1 chromosome 4, SspV2, whole genome shotgun sequence genomic window:
- the LOC121799446 gene encoding probable zinc metalloprotease EGY1, chloroplastic, translated as MATLSSFSFSLISPNGGIYRDKFQNNRTNCLLCGEILLKRRRRLVAGGDFGRLNSVIRSCYNGESNQSSDDSTSSSSNGERESNDSSNLATMTPAENDSEDNVDDPPASASSREPSFTPAYSNFQVDSFKLMELLGPEKVDPSDVKVIKDKLFGYSTFWVTREEPFGDFGEGILFLGNLRGKREDVFSKLQTQLKEIMGDKYNLFMVEEPNSEEEDPRGGPRVSFGLLRKEVSEPGQTTLWQYVIAFLLFLFTIGSSVELGIASQVSRLPPDIVKYFTDPDAVEPPDMQQLVPFVESALPLSYGVLGVQIFHEVGHFFAAFPRNVKLSIPYFIPNITLGSFGAITQFKSILPDRKAKVDISLTGPFAGAALSFSMFAVGLLLSSNPSEAGDMIQVPSMLFQGSLLLGLISRAVLGYTTMHAATVSIHPLVIAGWCGLTTSAFNLLPVGCLDGGRAMQGAFGKNALIASGLATYSLLGLGVLGGPLSLPWGLYVLICQRNPEKPCLNDVSEVGTWRKAVFAAAIFLVVMTLLPVWDELAEELGIGLVTSL; from the exons CAGCTTCAGTTTCAGCTTAATCTCTCCGAATGGAGGCATTTACAGAGATAAATTTCAGAACAATCGGACCAATTGCTTACTGTGCGGTGAGATTTTGCTGAAGAGACGACGGCGGTTGGTTGCCGGAGGGGATTTCGGGAGGTTGAATTCTGTAATTAGGTCTTGTTATAATGGTGAAAGTAATCAGAGCAGCGATGATAGTACTAGTAGTAGCAGCAACGGTGAAAGAGAGAGCAACGACAGTTCGAATTTGGCTACGATGACGCCTGCTGAGAATGATTCCGAGGATAATGTCGATGATCCACCGGCTTCTGCGTCTTCGCGG GAACCATCATTTACACCTGCCTACAGTAATTTCCAAGTAGACTCTTTTAAATTGATGGAATTGCTCGGCCCAGAAAAAGTTGACCCTTCTGATGTAAAAGTTATCAAGGACAAGCTTTTCGGTTATTCAACATTTTGGGTAACTAGAGAAGAGCCTTTTGGTGATTTTGGAGAAGGCATTCTTTTTCTTGGAAATCTTCGGGGAAAGAGAGAAGACGTTTTCTCAAAACTTCAGACTCAGCTAAAAGAGATAATGGGAGACAAGTACAACCTGTTCATGGTGGAGGAGCCTAATTCTGAAGAGGAAGATCCTCGGGGTGGCCCCCGCGTCAGTTTTGGCCTGCTGCGTAAAGAGGTTTCGGAGCCAGGTCAAACAACACTTTGGCAATATGTGATAGCTTTTCTATTGTTTCTTTTTACTATTGGCTCCTCGGTGGAGCTTGGGATAGCATCTCAG GTAAGTAGACTTCCTCCAGATATAGTGAAATACTTCACAGACCCCGATGCTGTTGAACCACCAGATATGCAGCAGCTGGTTCCATTTGTGGAGTCTGCTTTGCCTCTGTCCTATGGCGTATTGGGGGTTCAGATATTTCAT GAAGTGGGGCATTTTTTTGCTGCTTTTCCACGGAACGTGAAATTGAGTATTCCATATTTTATTCCAAACATTACTCTTGGTAGTTTTGGTGCGATCACTCAG TTCAAGTCTATTCTTCCTGATCGGAAAGCAAAAGTAGATATTTCCTTGACGGGACCATTTGCAGGAGCTGCTCTGTCGTTTTCAATGTTTGCTGTTGGGCTGCTGCTTTCATCGAACCCATCTGAGGCAGGAGATATGATTCAGGTTCCAAGCATGCTCTTCCAGGGTTCTTTACTGCTTGGGCTTATAAGCAGAGCTGTTCTAGGTTATAC GACTATGCATGCAGCAACAGTTTCAATTCATCCTCTGGTGATTGCTGGATG GTGTGGGTTGACAACATCAGCCTTTAACTTGCTACCTGTTGGATGTCTCGATGGGGGAAGAGCCATGCAG GGCGCTTTCGGGAAAAATGCACTAATTGCTTCTGGTTTGGCTACATACAGTCTGCTGGGTTTGGGAGTG CTGGGGGGTCCGTTATCGCTTCCATGGGGATTATACGTGCTGATATGTCAG AGGAACCCAGAAAAACCATGCTTGAACGATGTATCGGAGGTTGGGACTTGGCGAAAGGCGGTGTTTGCTGCTGCAATTTTTCTAGTGGTGATGACACTTCTTCCGGTGTGGGATGAGCTAGCCGAAGAGTTAGGTATAGGGCTTGTAACGTCGTTGTAG